From the genome of Scytonema hofmannii PCC 7110, one region includes:
- a CDS encoding PAS domain S-box protein — MVFNNFVLEQSQIGCILQPEEELQLAKLFLDRTAVAVFWVDPEARFLYVNNSACVTTGYSREEFLSMRVDNLNPLFCGKGWSNYWKKIKQQRFLTLKALHQTKEGWSFPVEISVTYLKYYDRECACLMVSNITKDQQIETVPEYHSNHLKNPVWFGKKTKTSLSTPEETEFFSPDLVDLTYSGNMAAEPLEFKVQKCTAELKNVNELLCYEISDRKQVESALQESEERFRAAFNQAAVGLAHVGTDGHFILVNQKFCEIVGYTSKELLDRTCPAITHPDDLKTELEYVCQVLANEIQTYSMEKRYICKDSSYVWIHTTVSLIRNPDGSAKYFHVVTEDITERKRIEEALCQSEARFRTLAEMTNVIIFIQQGTQFCYVNPAAEYITGYKREELLAHPDIWELIKERKQLHQQNQSDLVQSEEIKHCEEEIKILTKNGEERWLNCCIGSIEFEGKLAVLGTAIDITKHKQAEVDIRQALEQEKELSELRARFISIVSHEFRTPLNNISFSTSSLRRYGHKWTEEEKLEYLYGIETDVEQLNSLLDQALFIGGAEAGKRKFAPQRLDVAQLCRHLLVEMQMQDSGQHVFSFVSQGECLTACVDKNLLQPILTNLLSNAMKYSPSNSQIDLQLFCQNENLVFQISDKGIGIPLADRQQLFEPFHRASNVGEIQGTGLGLSVVKKFVDLHGGQICVNSTVGVGTTFIVTLPLRSEPMKTQ, encoded by the coding sequence ATGGTTTTTAATAATTTTGTTTTAGAGCAAAGTCAGATTGGATGCATACTACAGCCAGAAGAAGAATTGCAGTTGGCTAAATTATTTTTAGATCGTACCGCAGTTGCTGTTTTCTGGGTAGATCCAGAAGCACGATTTCTTTACGTAAACAATTCAGCTTGTGTCACGACTGGCTATTCCCGTGAAGAATTCCTCTCCATGAGAGTAGATAACCTTAATCCCCTCTTTTGCGGAAAAGGTTGGTCTAATTACTGGAAAAAAATCAAACAACAACGCTTTTTGACCTTAAAAGCTCTGCATCAAACTAAAGAAGGCTGGAGTTTTCCGGTGGAGATCTCCGTGACCTATTTGAAATACTACGATAGGGAGTGTGCTTGTCTAATGGTTAGCAATATCACTAAAGACCAGCAGATAGAAACAGTCCCAGAGTATCACTCAAATCACCTCAAAAACCCAGTTTGGTTTGGAAAAAAGACCAAAACTTCGTTAAGTACACCTGAAGAAACTGAGTTTTTTAGCCCCGATCTTGTAGATTTGACCTACTCTGGAAACATGGCTGCTGAACCATTAGAGTTCAAAGTTCAAAAATGTACTGCTGAATTAAAGAATGTTAACGAGCTATTGTGTTACGAGATTAGCGATCGCAAACAGGTAGAGTCAGCACTGCAAGAAAGTGAAGAACGGTTTCGCGCCGCGTTCAATCAGGCGGCTGTCGGCTTAGCCCATGTGGGAACAGATGGACACTTTATACTAGTTAACCAAAAGTTTTGTGAGATTGTGGGTTATACATCAAAAGAGTTGCTCGATCGAACTTGTCCAGCTATTACCCATCCTGACGACCTTAAAACTGAATTAGAGTATGTTTGTCAAGTATTAGCAAATGAAATTCAGACTTACTCAATGGAGAAGCGATACATTTGCAAAGATTCTTCTTATGTTTGGATTCATACAACTGTTTCTCTCATCCGAAACCCTGACGGATCTGCAAAATATTTTCATGTTGTGACTGAAGATATTACAGAACGCAAGCGAATTGAAGAAGCACTATGCCAAAGCGAAGCTAGATTTCGCACTTTGGCAGAAATGACTAACGTCATCATATTTATTCAACAAGGGACACAGTTTTGTTATGTCAATCCAGCTGCGGAATATATAACAGGCTACAAAAGAGAAGAGTTATTAGCTCACCCTGATATTTGGGAATTAATAAAAGAGCGCAAACAATTACATCAACAGAATCAATCAGATTTGGTCCAATCTGAAGAAATCAAGCACTGTGAGGAGGAGATTAAGATTCTGACCAAAAATGGTGAAGAGCGTTGGTTGAATTGCTGTATTGGTTCAATTGAGTTTGAAGGAAAGTTAGCTGTATTAGGAACAGCTATCGATATTACCAAGCACAAACAAGCGGAAGTAGACATTAGACAGGCTCTAGAACAAGAAAAAGAACTTAGCGAACTTCGAGCACGTTTTATCTCGATAGTTTCCCATGAATTTCGCACTCCCTTGAACAACATTTCTTTTTCTACCAGTTCGCTGAGACGCTATGGTCACAAATGGACTGAGGAGGAAAAACTTGAGTATCTCTACGGTATTGAAACAGACGTTGAACAGCTAAATTCATTGTTAGATCAGGCTTTATTTATTGGTGGGGCGGAAGCAGGAAAACGAAAATTCGCTCCACAACGACTTGATGTAGCGCAATTGTGTCGTCACTTACTAGTAGAAATGCAAATGCAAGACAGCGGTCAGCACGTCTTTTCTTTTGTGAGTCAAGGTGAGTGTTTAACAGCTTGCGTAGATAAGAACCTGCTACAGCCCATTCTGACAAATTTGCTCTCAAATGCTATGAAATATTCCCCGTCAAACAGTCAAATTGATTTGCAATTGTTTTGTCAAAATGAGAACTTGGTTTTTCAGATTAGCGACAAAGGAATTGGTATTCCATTAGCAGATCGACAACAATTATTTGAGCCATTTCATCGGGCTAGTAATGTTGGCGAGATACAAGGTACAGGGCTGGGGCTATCAGTTGTCAAAAAATTTGTCGATTTACATGGGGGTCAAATTTGTGTAAACAGTACTGTTGGAGTAGGCACTACGTTTATTGTTACCTTGCCACTACGGAGTGAACCAATGAAGACTCAGTAG
- a CDS encoding PEP-CTERM sorting domain-containing protein has translation MRTYHLPTFLGLTVTIAVSAPLSARAATFNFDLLQNISSRPIDSAYTLTLDGRPSENQGYSAFSSIDPNSLEFGHRDISLNASGNGAPYYTTGRQGSPEEPPSNATRTSSVTEIAGFPTLSNYLTNNGATLSNLGFSFGQKSDRSFTTTWNLGEDKLGQDWFASPTSRIEERIYTANPDDVELFLSYGTDKLVSFGYSKIYSVLDYGATTQVSDDIDVGFTDPVKATKVTGLNPFADALANAFLQDVATVGGGVQVFIEDNNVDDSNFARGNGFNIFNLRFVGSLKAVPIPEPSSALALLMFGALGAISHLKKQNKKQNS, from the coding sequence ATGCGTACATACCACCTGCCAACATTTCTAGGATTAACTGTCACTATCGCAGTGTCTGCTCCTCTATCTGCTCGAGCTGCAACTTTTAACTTTGACCTACTGCAAAATATCTCATCACGACCAATCGACTCTGCTTATACACTAACCTTAGATGGACGTCCTTCTGAGAACCAGGGGTATTCAGCTTTCTCCAGCATAGATCCTAATTCCCTAGAGTTTGGTCATAGAGATATCAGCTTAAATGCGTCAGGCAATGGAGCTCCCTATTACACAACAGGTCGGCAAGGAAGCCCTGAAGAGCCTCCGAGCAATGCTACCAGAACATCAAGTGTCACTGAAATTGCTGGTTTCCCAACTCTTAGCAACTATCTGACAAATAACGGAGCCACTCTAAGTAATCTTGGTTTTAGTTTTGGACAAAAAAGTGACCGTAGTTTTACCACTACGTGGAATTTAGGTGAAGATAAGCTCGGTCAAGATTGGTTCGCCAGTCCAACTTCACGTATTGAAGAAAGAATTTATACAGCTAATCCAGATGATGTTGAACTATTCCTCTCATATGGAACAGATAAATTAGTCAGTTTTGGATATTCTAAGATTTACTCAGTACTCGATTACGGTGCAACAACTCAAGTTTCAGATGATATTGACGTTGGTTTTACAGATCCAGTGAAGGCAACGAAAGTGACTGGGCTAAATCCATTTGCGGACGCATTAGCTAACGCTTTTTTACAAGATGTTGCGACTGTAGGTGGTGGAGTCCAAGTCTTTATTGAAGATAACAATGTTGACGATAGTAATTTTGCTCGGGGTAACGGATTCAATATATTCAATCTTCGATTTGTGGGATCTCTTAAAGCAGTACCAATACCCGAACCCTCTTCAGCATTAGCATTATTGATGTTTGGGGCTTTGGGTGCAATTTCTCATCTAAAAAAACAGAATAAAAAGCAGAATTCTTAA
- a CDS encoding response regulator, whose translation MKKILIIENETRTRNLFLNSLKTDGYNVIGAENGLVGVQLAKEHLPDLVICDIQMPELDGYGVLKTLRQEPLTAVIPFIFLTAKIAKAELRQGMELGADDYLTKPCKVEELLRAIAIQLEKQTVIKQWYSTESQTIRESQSINTAIVPDPQSIFPDNFPQLNPVFQFIEENYDKQISLSDVAEAVGYSTAYLTNLVKRQTDKTVYNWIVERQMVEARMLLLKTDEPVNQIAAQVGYPDAGHFIRRFRQIYSISPKQWRNTHRK comes from the coding sequence ATGAAAAAGATTCTGATAATTGAAAATGAGACACGAACTCGCAATCTCTTTTTAAATAGTCTTAAAACTGATGGTTACAACGTCATTGGTGCTGAAAATGGTCTTGTTGGTGTTCAGTTGGCAAAAGAGCATTTACCGGATTTGGTGATTTGCGACATTCAAATGCCCGAACTTGATGGTTATGGAGTGCTGAAGACACTTAGACAAGAACCTCTCACAGCAGTGATTCCCTTCATTTTTCTCACTGCTAAAATTGCCAAAGCCGAACTGCGTCAGGGAATGGAACTCGGAGCAGATGATTATCTGACTAAGCCCTGTAAAGTCGAGGAGTTATTGCGAGCGATCGCCATTCAACTGGAAAAACAGACAGTTATCAAGCAGTGGTATTCTACTGAAAGTCAAACCATTCGAGAGTCACAGTCTATTAATACGGCGATCGTACCAGACCCTCAATCAATTTTTCCTGACAACTTTCCGCAACTCAATCCAGTCTTCCAATTTATCGAAGAAAATTACGACAAACAAATAAGCCTCAGTGATGTCGCTGAGGCTGTTGGTTATTCTACTGCTTATTTAACCAATTTAGTCAAACGTCAAACTGATAAGACAGTATACAACTGGATTGTCGAGCGCCAGATGGTAGAAGCGCGTATGTTGCTTTTAAAGACTGATGAACCCGTCAATCAAATTGCTGCTCAGGTAGGTTATCCAGATGCAGGTCATTTCATCCGTCGATTTCGCCAGATCTACTCCATATCTCCAAAACAGTGGAGAAACACGCACCGTAAGTAG
- a CDS encoding PEP-CTERM sorting domain-containing protein (PEP-CTERM proteins occur, often in large numbers, in the proteomes of bacteria that also encode an exosortase, a predicted intramembrane cysteine proteinase. The presence of a PEP-CTERM domain at a protein's C-terminus predicts cleavage within the sorting domain, followed by covalent anchoring to some some component of the (usually Gram-negative) cell surface. Many PEP-CTERM proteins exhibit an unusual sequence composition that includes large numbers of potential glycosylation sites. Expression of one such protein has been shown restore the ability of a bacterium to form floc, a type of biofilm.), with product MRNRFLCVLFGVAATVAVHAPLNVRAEAKIYEEISGKENLNLDAGTLNILESIGLSLDSVESTAIPDPGYTYAFALLPPSSNPNIRGTSFTFSYDDVTKAYIPLRGSEEFAGTIKFNVDTNKLALPPQFTIGGLSTTFTPDFRFFATDPVTTGLRLFDVVSSGSPNINLNSQTWTLDGLKLNISQEFNDFLVAAGADRQVTGLNFADAQGQRAFREVSTTKVPEPSSVVAILMVGAAIAARKLRQSA from the coding sequence ATGCGTAATCGCTTCCTTTGTGTACTTTTCGGGGTGGCTGCTACCGTTGCAGTGCATGCACCTCTAAATGTTCGGGCTGAAGCCAAAATCTATGAAGAAATCTCTGGTAAAGAGAATCTCAACCTCGATGCAGGGACACTCAATATACTAGAGTCTATAGGTCTATCTTTAGATTCAGTTGAGAGTACAGCGATACCAGATCCGGGTTACACTTACGCCTTTGCCCTGCTTCCTCCTAGCTCCAATCCTAATATTCGAGGTACTAGTTTTACCTTTAGCTACGACGATGTGACAAAGGCATACATTCCTCTAAGAGGATCGGAAGAGTTTGCTGGCACGATAAAATTCAATGTAGATACAAATAAGCTTGCGCTGCCTCCTCAATTCACAATCGGAGGTCTCTCCACCACCTTCACTCCTGATTTTAGATTTTTTGCTACAGATCCAGTGACTACAGGTTTACGTCTTTTCGATGTAGTATCATCAGGGAGTCCAAATATCAATCTTAATAGCCAAACTTGGACGCTTGATGGCTTAAAGCTAAACATATCTCAAGAGTTTAACGATTTTCTTGTAGCGGCTGGGGCAGACAGGCAAGTTACAGGTTTAAATTTTGCTGATGCACAAGGGCAAAGAGCTTTTAGAGAGGTTAGTACGACTAAGGTTCCAGAACCTAGCAGTGTGGTAGCAATCTTAATGGTTGGTGCGGCGATCGCTGCACGCAAGTTGCGTCAATCGGCTTAA